The genomic stretch CTGACCACGATCACAAGGGGACAGTCCCCTTTGCTAAAACCAGACCTGGGCTAATAAAAGATTTAGCGAAGTCTCAAAACCACAGATCTCGCATGGGCCGAATGTCCAGAGGATACATTCGTTTCCTGTGaatcagtggttcttaaccttttATATGTTTTAGAATCACAGGGAGAATTTACAAAACGAAataaaccaaagcaaacaaaaccaagacATATCCCTGGCCCCCACCCTAGGTATTCCAATTTGGAAAGGAAAGgcagtaatttgtatttttaacaaaaatacacTCTCCCGGCAGACTTTGGGCCACACTTTTTTAAcagtgctttttcattttctacaatAGCACACACAGAGCATTCAGTAACTATTTTTTGATGCTAAGATGGAAATCAACATAATGTATGTACTTCTATTTTCCTCTCATGATGCCATCCAAGAGGTAAGAAATGAAGATctttcgtttttttaaaaaaaccttttaatgttttatttttgagagagagagagagagagacacggagggagggagggaggggcagagatcgaggaggacagaagatccaaagtgggctctgtgctgacagcagagagcccaatgcggggcttgaactcatgaaccatgagatcatgacctgagccgaagtgaaaCGCtaaaacaactgaaccacccaggtgcccgtaaggTCCTTCCTATGAATGTGGCAAGATAGATGGAATAAAACCCACAAATCCAAACAGCTTAAAAATGACAGGCagagtattttaaataaagcacagGTTTTGGCTTTTGCTTTGCATTAACTCTTCATAACCTCGTAAGCCCTACTCACCAATCTCTGACCATCAAGCTGAATTTCTGACAGAATGAATTTCTAACGCATCATGCGATATCCTATCATAATTCTAGCTTTTGAATGAAACATCGTGTAAGAGGCTTAACTTGTTCTCCCAGTTCAAATGAATCAAAGCAAGCCCCAGCCCCAATGTGGGCCGTGTTGTGGGTTCGTCGTGAGGCTGCAGGGACCAGAGGGTGAAGTCGGTTACGTCAAGGAGCTAGTGTATGTGAGAAAAAAGACAGCAACTGGACTTAATGCTCTTGCTACTTCTTTCCTGATGGCTTTCCGAGTTTCTAAAAGGATGTAGAACCCAGTCTCTTGCCaccttcttactctttttttgaaaaatttttaatgtttattttattttgttttgagagagacaaacagacaggggtaagtgggggagtggcagagagagagagagggagatacagaatccaaagcaggctccaggctctgagctgtcagcacagagccagacgcggggcttgaacccacacaccacagagatcatgacctgagcccaagtcgaacacttaaccgactgagccacccaggcaccccgaccatCTCCTTACTTTTGAAAATCCGCTCCACTTCCCCTACATTTGCAAAATGCTGCCGTATTTCCTTTCTTGCCAGAAGGAACCTGGCGGCAGCTGGAGGTCAAGGGGAAGACTACACGTGAGTGCACTTGTCTTTCACTGTTGGCAAGTGACAACAGAAGGGAGACGCAGAGCATCGCTGAACTACCTGATTCAATGCTGCCCCCCTGCTGGGGAGGACGCAGATCCATTCCCAACCAGTTTCCCACCTTTCCTGAAAGGTGCCAGCGATTTAATTAGCTACCAGCAAATGTTGACTGTTACTGAAAGAGGAGGTGAACGATACCCCTGACCTCTACAGCCCTTCACGCATAAGTCGAATGAACAAACAGCTTCCAATAATGGCTTCTCACTCCAAAACATGGACTGAGAAATAACCTGGTGCAATCACAGGAtgcagaattaaatgaaattgaaTTTAACCTCCTAAACCTTCTTTTAGTCCAAGCTCccattttaagtgaaaatgcttaaaaattattCAAGAGAAGCTTTAGTGCCAGGCTGTGGAGGCAAAGGTTAGCCTTCTCGATTTATTTTGAATGGACTGTGACATCCAAGCTTACCAGCTTATCAAATTTCTTAGAtatttcaaaaatggaaaataaaacattagcagGGGCAGCAGGAGCCTTCtgtacattttcccaaagaagcaCAATTCGGCTTAAAACCCCAAACAGGACTTTTGTGGAGAAGGGTGCCCGGGCTCCCTTACTGCAAGCCACAACGTGAGGCACAGTGTGGGTGAAAAACTGCAGAAACTTCTGGCAGGAAAAACCTCAGAAGGATTCCCTTGATGCCCTCCAAAAGGTGCCACAATGGCGGTTCCAAACTGTTAAGGGGTTACTTTAAGAAAGTGGCTCTCAAGTGGTGGTCCTGTGGCCAACAGCATCAGTACCACCTGGGACCCTGTTAGTTGACCCTCAACTTCACCTGAGCCCTGTGATTCTGGAGAACAGCAAAGGTAACGAaacctccctcctgcccttttgTGTTCTGGAAATAGCTTACTGCAaagaccacccccccccgccccccgccatgaCTCACCTAAGACTCACAGGGGTCCCCTTGATTACCTATGACAAGGTCAGACACAGACCCTTCAAATTCACTTTTTTTGCCTGAAAAATGATTAGCTAACTGTCCATCAGTCAGAACAAAATGTCGGTTAATTAATCTTTGCCTGAACCTTTTTTGTTCCTCCAGGTTCTTGAACTTTTGGCCAGCCTACAACCCTTCCTCAAGGGCCCCTCTGGGTGGGAACAGGCTGGCCCCCAGTTAAAACACACTCTTGTCTGCAAGGCATTCAAGCCACGCTTTCATCCCTGTTCCCCATGCCTCCTTCCTTCTAGCCCACTTTGCTCCTCCCTATAAAAGAGACCTTCTTTTTGCCCAGCCACAGAGAACCTTGCAGATTCTACAGCCAGAGAATTTAGGTTATGAAGAGTTAACACAAAGCAAAAGCCAAAACctgtgctttatttaaaatattctgcctGTCATGGCATGTGACCGCTATATGCCTGCGCATCCCGTTACAAAAGAacctttttcccctttgcaaaAAAGCGTTCCCAACCGAGTCTCTCCTTGCTCAACCCAGATGTGGTTTTTACTTGACGTGACAATTAcaaattctcggggcgcctgggtggctcggttaaacctctgacttcggctcaggtcatgatctcacggttcctgtgggtttgaggcccgcattgggctctgtgctgacagctcagagctggagcctgcttagaattctgtctgcccatcccccccgcccctcccctgctcgtgctttgtctctctccaaaataaatgttaaaaaatttttaaaaataaaattctcgtGTCCCACCCCTGGGGCTTCTAAGTGAGAAATGAGGGGTGGGAAGAGTGTGATGTGTCTAGAAATCAATTTCTGAACACACGTTCCAGGCACCATTTGAGAACCACCATTTGAGAGCCATCCCTCTAAAGGTCTGATAAGTGCCTTCAACACTTAAATGCTGATCCACCTGTATTTCACTCAGGGGTGCTTAAACACAAGCCGCTTCCGAGGCTCCACGTGGGCGCGATTTTAgcgtccccccaccccaggacccctTTTCTCATGAAGTCATTTCCCGATGGCAAACAAGGCCACGCGCGCAGCTGGAGCCCAAACCCGCGCGTACTTACATCTCCATCCACCGGCCTCTGGTCGTCACAATCCCTGGTGGGGCTAATGTCCTGGCGCATGACCCAGATGGGCTCTTTGGGCTCGTCGGGGGTGTAAGGCGAACGGATGGTCCTGGTTTTCACCTCCTCGATGGCCTCTTTGATGTCCTTGATGGCCAGCGAGATGGCATCCCTTTTCTCCTTGCTGTACCGCTGCCCCGCCTCGCCGCCCGCGGTGCCCGCCGCCCGCTGCTGCCCCGCCAGCGCCTGCAGCTCGGGGCTGTCAGGGCGGCCCCCGCCCGGGGTGGGGGCGCGCTCCAGGTCCTGCTCGGCCTCTGGCATGTCCTCGGCCGCCTTGTCGAGGCTCTGCGAGCTCATGCTCTGCTTGACCTCGGCCACAATCTGATCGATGTCCTCCTCCTGCTCGTAGCTGTCCATACGCGGGTAGGGCGCGAACTCCGCCTCCTTCTCCGGGCTGTCGGACTCGCCGTCGGAGCGCTCGTCGTAGTGGTGCAGCCGCGCGCCCAGGGCCTCCTGGCGATACGCGGCGGCCTCGTCGCGCTCCTGCTCGTACAGCCGCAGCCCGTCGCGCGCCTCCAGCTCGGGCGCGTCCCCGATCTCCTCGTACACGTGCTCCTGGAGGCCCCCGTAGTCGGCATAGGGCTCGGCGTAGGGCTCGTCCTCGCCGCGGTGGAACAGCCGGTGCGTGTACACGTAGCCCGAGTAGGCCGCGTTCATCGCCTCCTCGTGCTCCAGCGAGTGGAAGTGCAGGTGGTTGGGCAGCGCGCGGCGGTGCGTGGCCTCGGCGTGCTCGGCCTCCGCCTGCTCCGTGTACTCCTCGGCCTCGGGCCGGTACTGCACGGCGTAGGCGCTCTCGTCCTCGGGGTCCTGCGCGCGCTCCGCGTCGTAGCCGTCGCGGGCCGCGGCGATCACGTCGCCCTCGGCCGTGTCCGTGTGGTTGTGGAAGCCGCTCTCCGTGCTGGCCGAGCGCGCCAGGCACTCCCcgcgctcctcctcctcctgctgccccGGCGGGGCGCGCGGGTCCTCGACGGCGCGCCCGCGCCCGGGGCGGCCCGCATAGCGCTGCTGCTGCTCCTCCACCTCGGGGTGCTCCAGGTCAGCCTCCACCGACTCGTTCACCTCCCCGCCTGCCGCCTCGTCGGTCACCTCCACCTCCACGGAGCCCTCCAAGTGGTTCATGGTGGGCGTCGGGCCGGCTGGGAGAGAGGCTGGGCCGGCTCACTGCGTGCTCATTTTGCTCCACCCGGCTGGGAagacaagaaggggaggggctgtTAACGAGCTTCATACTGTTCTGGGCTGAGCACCCAGAGAAACCGTAAAAACAGCTGCTATTGACCCCTTCTGAATCCgggtcaattaaaaaaaagattgcaaatTTAAACTCAGCCCGGCAGCACACAGTTCATTTTCTGCATTGCATGTATCGTAATTTGTAATTACATATCTACTTGTCTAATTGCTTGCTGgctttctcctttccccacccctcagaCTGAGAGCCTCATGAGCGGTTTGTTTTCCCTCCACCAAGCTTACTATTCAGGTTTCATTTCTGATGCATATGAATAAAGAGTACTACTAAATTGAATGAGCCAATTGACACATTTTCCATCTGCTAAGGGATAAATCTCTCCAAATTAAACTAGGATCCTGGATACTTTAGAAACggttc from Panthera uncia isolate 11264 chromosome D4, Puncia_PCG_1.0, whole genome shotgun sequence encodes the following:
- the APBA1 gene encoding amyloid-beta A4 precursor protein-binding family A member 1 isoform X3 encodes the protein MNHLEGSVEVEVTDEAAGGEVNESVEADLEHPEVEEQQQRYAGRPGRGRAVEDPRAPPGQQEEEERGECLARSASTESGFHNHTDTAEGDVIAAARDGYDAERAQDPEDESAYAVQYRPEAEEYTEQAEAEHAEATHRRALPNHLHFHSLEHEEAMNAAYSGYVYTHRLFHRGEDEPYAEPYADYGGLQEHVYEEIGDAPELEARDGLRLYEQERDEAAAYRQEALGARLHHYDERSDGESDSPEKEAEFAPYPRMDSYEQEEDIDQIVAEVKQSMSSQSLDKAAEDMPEAEQDLERAPTPGGGRPDSPELQALAGQQRAAGTAGGEAGQRYSKEKRDAISLAIKDIKEAIEEVKTRTIRSPYTPDEPKEPIWVMRQDISPTRDCDDQRPVDGDSRKSLASFPTYVEVPGPCDPEDLIDGIIFAANYLGSTQLLSDKTPSKNVRMMQAQEAVSRIKAPEGESQPMTEVDLFISTQRIKVLNADTQETMMDHPLRTISYIADIGNIVVLMARRRMPRSNSQENVEASHPSQDGKRQYKMICHVFESEDAQLIAQSIGQAFSVAYQEFLRANGINPEDLSQKEYSDLLNTQDMYNDDLIHFSKSENCKDVFIEKQKGEILGVVIVESGWGSILPTVIIANMMHGGPAEKSGKLNIGDQIMSINGTSLVGLPLSTCQSIIKGLKNQPRVKLNIVRCPPVTTVLIRRPDLRYQLGFSVQNGIICSLMRGGIAERGGVRVGHRIIEINGQSVVATPHEKIVHILSNAVGEIHMKTMPAAMYRLLTAQEQPVYI